One window from the genome of Salvia splendens isolate huo1 unplaced genomic scaffold, SspV2 ctg1127, whole genome shotgun sequence encodes:
- the LOC121788726 gene encoding probable plastidic glucose transporter 2 — translation MLADLRRSSAHKRAMDPRAYDESTDREDDTELLESSMEQETENPPWKLSFPHVLVATIVPFLFGYHLGVVNEPLETISVDLGFHGNTLQEGLVVSTCLAGAFVGSLISGWIADEVGRRRAFQLCALPMLIGAPICATSRNLTGMLLGRILVGIGLGIGPPVASLYITEISPAHVRGTYGSFIQIATCIGLMAALVVGIPVRSIFGWWRICFWISIFPASMLSLLMAFCVESPHWLYKQGRHGEAENELEKLLGASHAKDAIVELSKTQREDETDTIKLAELLCGRHSRVVFIGSTLFALQQLSGINAVFYFSSTVFRRAGVSSNLANVCVGIANLIGNMLLIALALMDKLGRKALLLWSFFGMAASTGLQVLAAASPSSNTIGFLLSVGGMMLFVLMFAVGAGPVPGLLLPEIFHNRIRAKAMAFCMSVHWVANFLVGLLFLRLLDRMGPQLLYSMFGSFCLLAVVFVKQNVLETKGKSLQEIEIALLAQDQS, via the exons TACGATGAATCCACTGATCGTGAAGATGATACTG AGCTTCTAGAGAGTAGTATGGAGCAAGAAACTGAAAATCCACCTTGGAAGCTTTCCTTTCCACATGTGCTGGTGGCTACTATAGTTCCCTTCTTATTTGGCTATCATCTTGG AGTTGTCAATGAGCCTCTTGAAACAATTTCTGTTGATCTTGGTTTCCATGGGAATACCCTGCAAGAAG GCTTGGTGGTTAGTACTTGTCTTGCTGGAGCTTTTGTTGGATCACTGATAAGTGGTTGGATTGCTGATGAAGTTGGACGCCGTAGAGCTTTTCAGTTGTGTGCTTTGCCTATGCTTATCGGTGCTCCAATATG TGCCACATCTAGAAATTTGACAGGAATGCTTTTGGGAAGAATTTTAGTTGGCATTGGTTTGGGTATTGGTCCTCCAGTTGCATCTCTTTACATAACTGAG ATATCACCTGCACATGTGAGGGGTACTTATGGCAGCTTTATTCAGATAGCCACTTGTATTGGGCTGATGGCCGCTCTAGTGGTTGGAATTCCAGTAAGGAGTATTTTTGGATG GTGGCGCATCTGCTTTTGGATATCGATCTTTCCTGCTTCAATGCTATCTCTTTTAATGGCGTTTTGTGTCGAATCTCCACACTGGCTATACAAG CAAGGAAGACATGGTGAAGCTGAGAATGAACTTGAGAAGCTTCTCGGAGCTTCTCATGCAAAAGATGCAATAGTAGAGCTATCAAAGACTCAGAGAGAAGATGAAACTGATACCATAAAGCTTGCGGAATTGCTCTGTGGGCGGCACTCAAGAG TTGTTTTTATTGGATCAACGCTATTTGCTTTACAACAGCTTTCTGGAATAAATGCTGTgttttatttctcttctactGTATTTAGACGTGCTGGAGTTTCCTCGAACCTAGCAAATGTTTGTGTGGGGATCGCAAATTTAATAGGTAATAT GCTCCTTATCGCTCTGGCATTGATGGATAAGCTAGGAAGGAAGGCGCTCCTGCTGTGGAGCTTCTTTGGCATG GCTGCTTCAACGGGTCTTCAAGTTCTTGCAGCAGCTTCACCTTCTTCAAACACGATTGGGTTTTTACTATCTGTCGGTGGAATGATGCT GTTCGTCTTAATGTTTGCTGTTGGAGCCGGTCCAGTTCCTGGTCTTTTGCTCCCTGAAATATTTCACAACCGAATCAGAGCAAAAGCTATGGCTTTTTGTATGTCTGTGCATTGG GTGGCAAATTTTCTTGTTGGGTTATTGTTCCTGCGTTTGCTGGACCGCATGGGGCCTCAGCTGCTCTACTCAATGTTTGGCTCATTCTGCTTGCTCGCAGTTGTCTTTGTGAAGCAAAATGTGCTGGAAACCAAAGGGAAATCACTACAAGAAATCGAGATAGCTCTCCTTGCTCAGGATCAGTCTTAA